tatacaaagaCTTGACTTTTACAAAGACGTCTGTTATAACGTCTGTATAAAATTCATCGGTAATATTAATACTTTACTGAATTGAATGCCTTCGCCTTTACAACTCAGGTTATTGTTATCAATCTCGGGAAATCGGCGATTTGCTAACAGTTTAGAGTCACGCATAACTGAAATCCGATTTGAGAGCCGCCTTTGAATATTCATGTTGTTACTGCGTTGTTTCATGCAATTTATTGTACGTAATACATATGCGTTTCCATGCagcttttgttattttaattaatactgcATTAGTGTTGAAAAGCAGCAATCCGACAGATgcttgtttgtttaaatattgtgttaatTATGAAAGAAATAGAATTATATACTAATAGTAATAACTTCATGTAGGGATATAAATACATTTCCATTCACCATTTCTATTACAATAGCGTTtcaaattttctttaaacacaAAGAATTGTGAATGAATTCACCCCACGTGAGATATAACCGTAGGCGTAGTAAGAAAAACTTCACTTCaacttaacataaatatttactcacGCACCGGCTTGAAATAAGTACTcttaaatattcaataacacTTATAGAAGTGCTAGTACTAAGTTTTACAGTAAAAAATGTAGAGTATACTAAGGGTATGTTAATCTGATAACAACGATTCTGTGTACCAAGTAAATCACTGTAAACACGTTATTTCCAACAAATTGCATGATGCAGTACCTAGCcccatttttataaaaataggcCTCATAAAAACGAAGaaagttttttaatacaaaGGGACCGGTTAGAGGTAGGGGCAAccctttgttttaatttattcatgtaTTTACGATCCTAACAATGATTAGTTACGTATTTTTATACAGAGTTTGTACTGTAATAGAACTtctaaaaatagaaattgaaGAGCAATTCTGGTCCGGTAGCCGCGGCtttttgaaatatgtaaatagcTTAATGTAATTTACAACAAGGTGCGATAACTTCGTACAGTTTATTGGCTGAAAGTTTGAGATTTTTGGATCGATTCCCGAGGCTTGTAAGATAGACTTACTGATAAGACTTAAGgcgtattttttaaaacaattcacaccctctataatttatttaaaaaacatattttgtacacCTCGGCAACAAtttaatttgcaaaaataaacaagCTGTAGACATTATACGTTTGTGAATTATCTAGTACAACTTTACTTCCTTACCTGTATGTTTTATATATACAAACGCACTAGcaaattgcaataaaaaattCTGTAAATCCACAATGATCTGCCATAACCATATCATAGAATGCGTAATTGTCCATGATAGTCGATATTCGCAATATTCCAGATATTCATATAGAGTAAAACACCTCCTACTGACTTACCACCTACTTAGTATTCCTCCATCGAATAGTGTTGGTTTTGTTAGCGTTAACACAATGTTCTCTTTATAAAGTTTCCCCTACTTTTATGTGGATTCCTCCCACACAGAAAACTTCAGTTTTGACAATACGAAACGTGTTATGCATAGATATTTGTGAGGTATGATACATTGGATCATCTCGCAGATTATTCGTTAATCAGGAAATCTGCGTATAAtgtaactaaaataactaaataaatgtaactAAAATTGTTTGTACATACATCTGATAAAAGAATCGAACCTAAAACAAAAGGCTACGGAATTGCGCTTGCGCTTATAAACATAATCCATTTACATAGAACCACAGACGGAGACATTtcataaagaccaatgtttacGACATCATAAAATCAATCTTTTCCTTTCCCCAAAGGTAATATTAATGCAAACACTGAATACACTGTACACACCTTAATGGATCTCTGTATAGAAgaaccattaattttattatttggggAAACATGACGGAGCATAAAACCCTTTCCCAGCCGACGCCTATTAATGTAATGAAATCAAACGATGCTCGCTGATTTCGTTATTCGGCCGAAATGTTTTTTGTGTTGTTGTTACCATTTAATTGTCGACGTTCACGGTTACGTCTGAGTGTACGCTTTATTAGCTTCGCGGTGTATTTGTGTGAGCAAGTCGGCTGAAACTTTTTGTAGTCATTGCTTttctgtttattgttttattaagttagaatttaagttattttacttGATAAGTAGTATTCAAAAACATTAGCCTTCATAATTTTTGGTTTTCATACAAACGGTTTATTCTGGGTTTATGACGAGTTTTGATAGTGAAAGCTGTTCATCTATATTAACATGTTTAGAATTGAAATAACAAAGTCTCTCCTGTGCTTTTTAGTTAAGTATTGATCCAATAATGCCCTGCCTACCTATACACACATAAAAAATGCGATACTAAATTAGGAACAGGTCGTCGACTCTTCTATTCCGATCctgttcaaatatttatgcCTACTTGACCCGATACTCAGGCTTATGccaataattgaaaataaaatcacgtATTTACCTATAGGTACCTCGCAGATTGATATAATTAGTTattcaaacaattatttattgttgttcaTGTTCTGTACATTTTGTGGGTAAAGGTCAACTGAGACCTAGTGACGTATCGAAtaagtaaaactaaaatcacAAGACTTAGCTAAGAGAGGTCGGATTACCAAAAATAGATTTGCGTAAAAATAACAGAATTATGAATGAGAGCAGAGGTCGGAAGAGGACAttacgtttataaaataaacaaaataagtttcCTTAAAAGATACGTATAATCTTATCTATTAGGCAAATTcttatagtaattaataatttaacttatCACTATAATTAAGTTATGAGACCACATTTAGCCATGTTTGCTTTATTAAGTCGGCTCCCTTCTCTCCGATCATAATGGCAGGTGCAGCGGTATGTGCATTCGTGGGTCGTGGGATCACACTGCTGTCCACCACTCTCAGTCCATCCACACCGTACACTCGTAACTCGGGGTCCACAACAGCATAGGGGTCGCTCAAAGGACCCATTTTACATGTGGCGATTTGATGGTGAAGTGTTATCATCATGGATCTGATGGCACATTCCCAGTACGAGTCTGATCCAGGAACAAAGTTTTTACAAGCTGGATATTCACCTAAGAACAGTTTAGGATCATACTTAGCAAAAGCTGACGACTGGCCCAGACGAATAACATGTTTAATGGCTTCTAACATCGCTGCCATATCCTGTGGCTCAGTCAAATAGTTGCCGTACAATTTTGGATGTGAAAATGGATTAGAATCTCTTAACTCAAGATAACCCTTTGACTTTGGTTGTGTTAACATAATGACGGCTGACCACGTATCTTTCCCATATAAAGGTCCGTAGATGGCATCAAATATTGGCTTAGAAAGTCTCCAGCTTTCCCTCACCGCGCCTCCTGAATCTAAGTTAAGAGAACCGGCCATACTTATTAATTCTATGTCAGGAACATTTTCCGGATCTTGCGATACTGATGTCTTTAAATAGCCAATACCCTCAATTCCGCCGGCTGTGGTTAACAGTCCTTCTCCGAATTGTAACCACTGTATAAGGTTCGCAAATGTTGCAACTTTAGGCTCCAACAAGCTGGCGTTAGTTgtatttagtttgaaaataaCTCCAGGGAACGCTATATGATCGTAAAGAACCCTTCCAACTTGTAAATTTACAAGCACAGGAATTCCCAGCGACTTTAAGTGTTCCTCCGGTCCTATTCCTGAGAGCATGAGCAATTGCGGTGAAGCTATTGGGCCGGCGGATAAAATTATTTCGCGCCGGCATCGAACTGTGCGCTTCACGCCGTCCTTCACGTACTCTACAGCGTACGCTCTTTTAGATTGAGGGTCGATGATGACTTTGGTGGCTCGTGCATCTGTCAGTATGTGCAGGTTGCGTCGTCGTTTGTGAGGGTGCAGGAATGCTTTAGCAGCGCTCATCCGATGTCCTTTTATTTGTGTGGCTTGCACGTAACCAAAGCCGACTTGATCTGGTGCATTGTAATCGACGGTGGGGTGTCCGTTTTCTCGTCCAGCAGCGAGGAAAGCCTCAACAAGACCAGTCCTGCGAATGAAACATCACGTCAGATGAGAAATTTAAAATCTCACAAGtcttagttttaattaagttagGAACTTTGAATAGTTGAAATTAATAACAGTTGTAACTTACTTGAATGAAATATTCTCGACTGTTAGCTCTCCGTCGCGGCCCCGGTATGGCAAgttcttatatttctttatttcagatttttcagattttatataatactttaGAACTTCATCGTAGTTCCTGTGGAAAAAGAAGTTTAATTACTTTACTACCTTACCATAACTTAAAGGAACTTTAGGGTTCTATGTGATATTTTCGTAAATGTATCACACTATTATCACAGTATTAACTGCAAATAGACCTCTACTAAATTAAGCTAAACATCTTTGATGGccttcattataattaatttgttatcatTGCcgcaatatttatattcatgcTATAAAAAACAGAACAtaggtaatattaattaaaaccacAATTTTACTTGGCATTTAAATTGCACAAAAAAAGCAAAAGTGGCCATCAATAATTCAAATGAGatgaattaaatattcattcgaTTCGCTGATATTCGATTAGAAGTTGAGATTCTCGGTGTTAAAACAGGGAGACGTTTTACCTTATTAATAGGGTAAACCAACGATTGATTTAACTATAAAGTTATCGGGGACAAAAGGAGCTGGGcactgtatttaatatttaatgatacaGGATGGGTTCTGGGTATCGGAGATAAGGTTTCAAGTAGATACACTAATACTTTAATACCTCGCTGCAGCGGGTTATATTTGGAATCTGAGCTCGGGAGTCATTACCCCTTGGCCTAACGGGGTGAAAACGGTCAGTCCTCTATTTTTTCTTATAGTACTTTATTTTTGGGGAATCGTTGCTTAGATTCCCGATATTTTTAccgatttcaatattttctttttgatttcTGTGCTTAAACAGTCTC
This genomic window from Spodoptera frugiperda isolate SF20-4 chromosome 28, AGI-APGP_CSIRO_Sfru_2.0, whole genome shotgun sequence contains:
- the LOC118265446 gene encoding glucose dehydrogenase [FAD, quinone]; the protein is MRLKYTFILVLISAPLIISAYKIYDEDDEFATVEDDTDYRGGRILWPYPLKQNNTDSTRDSDTFRDIEEMVRGAVSERQRRFLHLSPRSKNMVVDTMMQFVSQHPQNNAKDPLDFLRDTYPLPKGYSSPLDEYDYVIVGGGTAGSVLAARLTEDKPKAMVLVIEAGRPESLLTDVPALLSVVQLDDFVWPYTMEHQPGVCLASRDQRCYWPRGKALGGTSVINYMLYTRGRPQDWDRIAADGNYGWNYDEVLKYYIKSEKSEIKKYKNLPYRGRDGELTVENISFKTGLVEAFLAAGRENGHPTVDYNAPDQVGFGYVQATQIKGHRMSAAKAFLHPHKRRRNLHILTDARATKVIIDPQSKRAYAVEYVKDGVKRTVRCRREIILSAGPIASPQLLMLSGIGPEEHLKSLGIPVLVNLQVGRVLYDHIAFPGVIFKLNTTNASLLEPKVATFANLIQWLQFGEGLLTTAGGIEGIGYLKTSVSQDPENVPDIELISMAGSLNLDSGGAVRESWRLSKPIFDAIYGPLYGKDTWSAVIMLTQPKSKGYLELRDSNPFSHPKLYGNYLTEPQDMAAMLEAIKHVIRLGQSSAFAKYDPKLFLGEYPACKNFVPGSDSYWECAIRSMMITLHHQIATCKMGPLSDPYAVVDPELRVYGVDGLRVVDSSVIPRPTNAHTAAPAIMIGEKGADLIKQTWLNVVS